A genomic window from Sulfurimonas hongkongensis includes:
- the bcp gene encoding thioredoxin-dependent thiol peroxidase — MLKINDKAPEFCLANQDDIEICLRDLKGKWIVLYFYPKDNTPGCTTEACEFTEAAPDFSELDAIILGVSADSTKKHRNFIEKKELGITLLSDEETTMMQEYGVWQKKKNFGKEYMGIVRTTFIIDPHGVIKAVFEKVKVKDHVAKVKVELQELQKL; from the coding sequence ATGTTAAAAATAAATGACAAAGCACCAGAGTTTTGCTTGGCAAATCAAGATGATATTGAGATATGTTTAAGAGATTTAAAAGGCAAATGGATAGTTTTATACTTTTATCCAAAAGATAATACTCCAGGATGTACAACTGAGGCTTGTGAATTTACCGAGGCTGCGCCTGACTTTAGTGAGTTAGATGCCATCATCTTAGGCGTTAGTGCAGATTCTACTAAAAAGCATCGCAATTTTATAGAAAAAAAAGAGCTTGGCATTACACTTTTGAGTGATGAAGAGACTACTATGATGCAGGAGTACGGCGTTTGGCAAAAGAAGAAAAATTTTGGCAAAGAGTATATGGGGATAGTTCGCACTACTTTTATTATAGATCCCCATGGAGTTATAAAAGCTGTGTTTGAAAAAGTAAAAGTAAAAGATCATGTTGCAAAAGTTAAAGTTGAACTTCAAGAGTTGCAAAAGCTTTGA
- a CDS encoding DedA family protein: MIKELAQGLVDLIFDWGYLGIFLLMAIESSFIPFPSEIILVPAGYLASQNQMSISMIMFSGLSGSMLGAFINYYLALSLGRRFLKKYGKYFFIKGSALDKMDNFFYKHGHISTFTGRLIPGIRQLISIPAGLARMNIVTFSIYTALGAGIWALILTMLGYFIGENQELLSIYLKQIIIVVLVILALLTSWYVYYQKGIKS; encoded by the coding sequence ATGATAAAAGAGTTAGCACAAGGTTTAGTTGACTTAATATTTGACTGGGGATACCTTGGTATCTTTTTGCTGATGGCAATAGAGAGTTCATTTATCCCTTTTCCAAGTGAGATTATTCTTGTTCCAGCGGGATATTTAGCATCACAAAATCAGATGAGTATATCTATGATAATGTTTAGTGGGCTTAGTGGCTCAATGCTTGGAGCATTTATAAACTACTATCTTGCTCTTAGTTTGGGTAGGAGGTTTTTAAAAAAGTATGGAAAGTATTTTTTTATTAAAGGGAGTGCACTAGATAAGATGGACAATTTCTTTTATAAACATGGTCATATCTCCACTTTTACTGGAAGGCTTATCCCAGGGATTAGGCAACTTATATCTATCCCAGCGGGTTTAGCTCGCATGAATATAGTCACTTTCTCCATCTACACAGCATTAGGAGCTGGCATCTGGGCGTTGATACTTACTATGCTTGGATATTTTATAGGCGAAAATCAAGAGCTACTAAGTATTTACTTAAAACAGATTATTATTGTGGTCTTGGTTATCTTAGCCCTGTTGACATCTTGGTATGTTTACTATCAAAAAGGAATTAAAAGTTGA
- a CDS encoding DUF420 domain-containing protein: MNNLQYMFHSGFLGTRAPFFMDVVTLIVALLPLLVASVIFLARAKKYKLHSYAQIFIFAFSVIILGYFETGVRMAGGFNVFMQESSVSHNYAFIVLVFHIAISIITLIIWGMAIFMAKKLLRQNKHKKIGLITFMGVTLTSLTGIWVYFLMFVY; this comes from the coding sequence TTGAACAATTTACAATATATGTTTCACTCAGGATTTTTAGGAACAAGAGCACCATTTTTTATGGATGTGGTCACACTTATAGTAGCGTTATTACCGCTTTTAGTAGCAAGTGTCATCTTTTTAGCTAGAGCTAAAAAGTATAAACTTCACTCCTATGCACAGATATTTATATTTGCATTTTCTGTTATAATTTTAGGATATTTTGAGACTGGTGTGAGAATGGCTGGCGGATTTAACGTGTTTATGCAAGAGAGTTCAGTCTCACACAACTACGCTTTTATAGTCTTAGTGTTTCATATAGCAATCTCCATCATTACGCTAATAATTTGGGGTATGGCTATTTTTATGGCCAAAAAGCTACTTCGTCAAAACAAACACAAAAAGATAGGGCTCATAACATTTATGGGAGTAACACTAACTTCACTAACAGGCATCTGGGTTTACTTTTTGATGTTTGTTTATTGA
- the rpsB gene encoding 30S ribosomal protein S2, translating into MVTMKDLLECGVHFGHQTRRWNPKMKKYIFGVRKNIYIIDLQKTLRYFRNTYTIVMDAAHEGKTVLFVGTKKQARNSVRDAAIACDMPYVDNRWLGGMLTNFPTIQKSIRKLDVITEMQESGQIDLLTKKEALMLSRKKDKLETYFGGIRKMKKLPDMLFVVDAVKEHIAVLEARCLGIPVIAPLDTNCDPDLITYPIPGNDDAIRSIQLFCREMTAAINEGKALRDAPEQEEVAEQDAPEQEEAVATEEAAPATTTEEA; encoded by the coding sequence ATGGTAACTATGAAAGACCTATTGGAATGTGGTGTACACTTTGGACACCAAACTCGTCGTTGGAACCCGAAAATGAAAAAATACATCTTTGGTGTTCGTAAAAATATCTACATCATTGACTTACAAAAGACTCTTCGTTATTTTCGTAATACATACACTATTGTTATGGACGCGGCACACGAGGGCAAAACTGTACTTTTTGTTGGTACAAAAAAACAAGCTCGTAACTCAGTTAGAGATGCAGCTATCGCTTGTGATATGCCATATGTTGATAACAGATGGTTAGGTGGAATGCTTACAAACTTTCCAACTATTCAAAAGTCTATCCGTAAACTTGATGTTATTACTGAGATGCAAGAGAGTGGTCAAATCGATCTTTTAACTAAAAAAGAAGCTTTAATGCTCTCAAGAAAAAAAGATAAACTTGAAACATACTTTGGTGGTATTCGTAAGATGAAAAAACTACCAGATATGCTTTTTGTTGTAGATGCTGTAAAAGAGCATATTGCAGTTTTAGAAGCAAGATGTTTAGGCATCCCTGTTATTGCTCCACTAGATACAAACTGTGACCCAGATCTTATAACTTACCCAATCCCTGGAAATGATGATGCTATTCGTTCTATCCAACTTTTTTGTCGTGAGATGACTGCTGCAATCAACGAAGGTAAAGCTCTAAGAGATGCACCAGAGCAAGAAGAAGTAGCTGAACAAGATGCTCCAGAGCAAGAAGAAGCTGTAGCAACTGAGGAAGCGGCCCCAGCAACAACAACAGAGGAAGCATAA
- the murG gene encoding undecaprenyldiphospho-muramoylpentapeptide beta-N-acetylglucosaminyltransferase — translation MKLCITGGGTGGHLMIADALATKALENGFEVIFIGSTSGQDRKYFEGKSNFSYVYFLNSSGVVNKRGFAKVKAMWNIFRAFLVSREILKRHKIEATYSVGGFSAAAASFASLSLRISLFIHEQNAVLGRLNSLLKPYAKRFVSAYDKDSSIKGYPVKDVFFKSQRIRESLKCIIFLGGSHGAKAINDLALSVAQELKKRDIKIIHQAGESDYERVKQEYKDLGVEVELYGFTKDLDKLISRADLAVSRAGASTLWELSANGLPALFVPYPYAASDHQYHNASFIVKNELGWCQREGDELREKLLSTVGKPLEQKSKKLIEYSIKGVADMMIKDIKETLK, via the coding sequence TTGAAGTTATGCATAACAGGTGGAGGAACAGGAGGGCATTTGATGATAGCTGATGCACTAGCTACCAAAGCACTAGAGAATGGATTTGAAGTGATTTTTATAGGCTCAACAAGTGGGCAGGACAGAAAATATTTTGAGGGTAAAAGCAACTTTTCTTATGTCTATTTTTTAAACAGTAGTGGTGTGGTAAATAAAAGGGGTTTTGCTAAAGTAAAAGCCATGTGGAATATCTTTCGTGCATTTTTAGTTTCAAGAGAGATACTAAAAAGACATAAAATAGAGGCTACTTATAGTGTGGGAGGTTTCTCAGCAGCTGCAGCATCTTTTGCCTCGTTAAGCCTAAGAATCTCACTCTTTATCCATGAACAAAATGCAGTTCTTGGGAGGCTTAACTCTCTTTTAAAGCCATATGCAAAGAGGTTTGTCTCAGCTTATGATAAAGATTCGTCCATAAAAGGTTACCCCGTAAAAGATGTGTTTTTTAAGAGTCAAAGAATAAGAGAGAGTTTAAAGTGTATCATATTTTTAGGTGGCTCTCATGGGGCAAAAGCCATTAATGACCTAGCTCTTAGCGTGGCACAAGAGCTTAAAAAAAGAGATATAAAAATCATCCATCAAGCGGGAGAGAGTGATTATGAGAGAGTCAAACAAGAGTATAAGGACTTAGGTGTTGAAGTAGAACTTTACGGATTTACTAAGGACTTAGACAAGCTTATCTCTAGAGCAGACTTAGCGGTAAGCCGCGCAGGAGCTAGTACACTTTGGGAGCTTAGTGCAAATGGACTCCCAGCTCTTTTTGTTCCATATCCTTACGCTGCATCTGACCATCAGTATCACAATGCTAGTTTTATTGTAAAAAATGAACTAGGTTGGTGTCAAAGAGAGGGAGATGAATTAAGAGAAAAACTCCTTAGCACCGTTGGTAAGCCATTAGAGCAAAAGAGTAAAAAACTTATAGAGTACTCGATAAAAGGAGTTGCAGATATGATGATAAAAGATATAAAAGAGACACTTAAATGA
- the miaA gene encoding tRNA (adenosine(37)-N6)-dimethylallyltransferase MiaA, producing the protein MNTPIKQLSIIGPTASGKSDLAIKVAQKFDAYILSIDSLSIYKEIDIVSAKPSKDELASVKHFGIDMLYPDEYFSVEIFINLYKQVKELCQKDNKNLIIVGGTSFYLKSLLNGLSPLPTIDAKIKLLVKEELCELNECYNLLYDADKEYMKNISPNDSYRIEKALFIYRASGLTPSEYFRANPPKPIIKNLDIYNIDVDRDILHKRIAKRTKKMLDSGLIDEVCYLEQKYTRSPHSMSAIGIVEVLDFLDGKSTKEQMSELISTHTAQLAKRQQTFNRTQFENIRSAKLNELEVLLT; encoded by the coding sequence ATGAACACTCCCATAAAACAACTCTCAATCATAGGACCAACCGCATCAGGAAAGAGTGATTTAGCTATCAAAGTCGCACAAAAATTTGATGCTTATATCCTCTCTATAGACTCTCTTAGTATCTACAAAGAGATCGATATTGTCTCAGCAAAGCCATCAAAAGATGAACTTGCAAGTGTTAAACATTTTGGCATAGATATGCTCTACCCAGATGAGTATTTTTCTGTAGAGATTTTTATAAACCTCTATAAACAAGTAAAAGAACTGTGTCAAAAAGATAACAAAAATCTTATCATAGTTGGTGGGACTTCCTTTTATCTAAAGTCTCTTCTAAATGGATTATCGCCCCTCCCAACTATAGATGCCAAGATAAAACTTCTTGTAAAAGAGGAGCTTTGTGAGCTAAATGAGTGCTACAATCTACTCTATGATGCCGACAAAGAGTACATGAAAAACATAAGTCCAAACGACTCATACAGGATAGAAAAGGCACTTTTCATCTATAGGGCTTCTGGGCTTACTCCAAGTGAGTACTTTAGAGCAAATCCTCCAAAGCCTATTATAAAAAATCTTGATATCTATAATATTGATGTAGATAGAGATATTTTACACAAAAGAATTGCAAAGAGAACTAAAAAGATGCTTGACTCCGGACTTATTGATGAAGTCTGTTATCTAGAGCAAAAGTACACAAGGTCGCCCCACTCTATGAGCGCCATAGGCATAGTTGAAGTCTTAGACTTTCTTGATGGTAAGAGCACAAAAGAGCAGATGAGTGAGCTAATCTCAACTCACACAGCGCAGCTTGCAAAAAGGCAACAAACTTTTAACCGCACACAATTTGAAAATATTAGATCTGCAAAACTAAATGAACTAGAAGTTTTACTAACATGA
- the tsf gene encoding translation elongation factor Ts yields MADITAAMVKELRTATDAPMMDCKKVLVEADGDMAKATELLKERGIAKAAKKADRVAAEGLVGFKIADDFSKATIVEINSETDFVAQNDGFKDLILKTTEEIYSNSPADVDAIKSSSFGTYFSESVAKIGEKIDIRRFATLSADDDTVALNGYIHSNNRIAVIVLAKCDSAKTAEGMRDTLKQVAMHASAMKPTTLSYKDFDAEFVASETIGRIEAIKKENEELARLGKTLKNIPQYISMSQLTDSVLAQAEADIKAELKAQGKPEKIWDKIIPGSLARFIDDNTTLDKEQALLDQTYVLDDKKTVAEAVEAAAKKLGGSAEIVEFIRFEVGEGIEKKADDFAAEVAAQMG; encoded by the coding sequence ATGGCAGATATAACAGCAGCAATGGTTAAAGAGTTACGCACGGCAACTGATGCTCCTATGATGGATTGTAAAAAAGTTTTAGTTGAGGCTGATGGAGACATGGCAAAGGCAACTGAACTTCTAAAAGAGAGAGGAATCGCAAAAGCAGCTAAAAAAGCTGACAGAGTTGCAGCTGAGGGTCTAGTTGGTTTTAAAATCGCTGATGATTTTTCAAAAGCTACTATAGTTGAGATTAACTCAGAGACTGATTTTGTGGCTCAAAATGATGGTTTTAAAGACCTAATTTTAAAGACAACAGAAGAGATATATAGTAACTCTCCTGCTGATGTAGATGCTATTAAGTCTAGTTCATTTGGCACATATTTTTCAGAATCAGTTGCAAAGATTGGTGAGAAGATAGATATCCGCCGCTTTGCTACACTTAGTGCTGATGATGATACTGTAGCACTAAATGGTTATATCCACTCAAACAACCGTATAGCAGTTATTGTCCTTGCAAAATGTGATAGTGCTAAGACTGCTGAGGGTATGCGTGATACTCTTAAGCAAGTTGCTATGCATGCATCTGCTATGAAGCCTACAACTCTAAGCTACAAAGACTTTGATGCTGAGTTTGTGGCTAGTGAGACTATTGGTAGAATTGAAGCTATAAAAAAAGAGAATGAAGAGTTAGCTCGTTTAGGAAAAACTCTTAAAAATATACCTCAGTATATCTCTATGAGTCAACTTACAGATTCAGTGTTAGCTCAGGCTGAGGCTGATATCAAAGCGGAACTTAAAGCTCAAGGTAAACCAGAGAAAATTTGGGATAAAATCATCCCAGGTTCATTAGCTCGTTTTATCGATGATAATACTACACTAGATAAAGAGCAAGCTTTACTAGATCAAACTTATGTTTTAGATGATAAAAAGACAGTAGCCGAGGCTGTAGAAGCCGCAGCTAAAAAACTTGGCGGAAGTGCTGAGATTGTTGAATTTATTCGTTTTGAAGTAGGTGAGGGAATCGAGAAAAAAGCTGATGACTTCGCTGCAGAAGTTGCAGCACAGATGGGATAA
- a CDS encoding FtsW/RodA/SpoVE family cell cycle protein, producing MADRKLFTLVSMMILISIILTYSLSAYTTLLFGVNEFHFALRQAIFGFIAIVIIWSLAQLNPDKWLKIVGLTLFFGSMLMMIAMPFLPENLVSEVGGAKRWIKLFGFSLAPVEFFKVGFVYFLAWSFSRKLGHHDGMGIGAEFKRFTPYALVFVGAMFMIAFIQNDLGQVVVLGMTLLFMLMFAGSSFRFFLSLLSISMIFFVFFIMMAEHRISRIKSWWALAQNSVLELFPAAIASKLRVPTEIEPYQIGHSLNAIHNGGIFGTGLANGTFKLGFLSEVHTDFVLAGLAEEFGFVGVFLVVILFMWILQRVFKIANRSKDRCSYLFSLGVGLLLSFAFLINAYGISGITPIKGISVPFLSYGGSAIIASAMAVGMVLMASRKAKM from the coding sequence ATGGCAGATAGAAAACTCTTTACACTAGTCTCAATGATGATTTTAATAAGTATCATCCTTACCTACTCACTCTCAGCATATACAACTTTGCTCTTTGGGGTAAATGAGTTTCATTTTGCTCTAAGACAAGCTATCTTTGGCTTTATTGCTATTGTTATCATTTGGTCGCTTGCTCAGTTAAATCCTGATAAATGGCTAAAAATAGTAGGTTTGACTCTATTTTTTGGCTCTATGCTTATGATGATAGCGATGCCATTTTTGCCAGAGAACCTAGTCTCAGAAGTTGGCGGTGCAAAGAGATGGATAAAGCTTTTTGGATTCTCCCTTGCTCCTGTAGAGTTTTTTAAAGTTGGTTTTGTCTATTTTTTGGCTTGGAGTTTTTCAAGAAAATTAGGCCATCACGATGGTATGGGAATCGGTGCAGAGTTCAAGCGCTTTACCCCTTATGCTTTAGTTTTTGTTGGAGCTATGTTTATGATAGCTTTTATACAAAATGATTTAGGACAAGTTGTTGTACTTGGAATGACTCTGCTTTTTATGCTTATGTTTGCAGGGAGTAGTTTTAGATTTTTCCTCTCACTCCTCTCCATCTCTATGATATTTTTTGTCTTTTTTATTATGATGGCTGAGCATCGCATAAGTAGGATAAAATCGTGGTGGGCACTGGCTCAAAACAGCGTACTAGAGCTTTTTCCAGCAGCCATTGCTAGTAAGCTAAGAGTTCCAACAGAGATAGAACCATATCAGATAGGACACTCACTAAATGCTATACATAATGGTGGCATCTTTGGAACAGGTTTAGCAAATGGAACTTTTAAACTTGGTTTTTTAAGTGAGGTTCACACAGACTTTGTTTTAGCAGGACTTGCAGAAGAGTTTGGTTTTGTAGGTGTTTTTTTGGTGGTTATACTTTTTATGTGGATACTGCAGAGAGTCTTTAAGATAGCAAACCGTTCAAAGGATAGATGCTCTTATCTTTTTTCACTTGGAGTTGGCTTACTTTTGTCATTTGCTTTTTTGATAAATGCTTATGGTATAAGTGGAATAACCCCTATAAAAGGTATCTCTGTTCCTTTTTTAAGCTATGGTGGATCTGCCATTATAGCCTCAGCTATGGCGGTTGGGATGGTGCTTATGGCATCTAGAAAAGCAAAGATGTAA
- the mqnP gene encoding menaquinone biosynthesis prenyltransferase MqnP, with protein sequence MQKYINKIKDFNELVMFEHSIFSLPFIFIAMIVAADGWFGFWLLLMGVLAAISARNFAMGLNRYADRDIDAANPRTKARPNVDGRLDSTSIMIFVVVNALVFVAVAYMINDLALKLSLPILFILGSYSYFKRFSHFAHMVLGISLGLAPIAGVVAVEANIPPWSVILSLGVIFWVAGFDLLYSLQDIEFDVKHSLYSIPSRFGAEATLFISFLFHMLSVIFWALFVWIAGLGLFAYVAVILSAIMLGYEHKIVRRDFTQIDRAFFTVNGYLGVAFLIFIILDKVFS encoded by the coding sequence TTGCAAAAATATATCAACAAAATAAAAGACTTTAATGAACTTGTGATGTTTGAACACTCTATATTTTCTCTGCCATTTATATTTATAGCTATGATAGTTGCAGCTGATGGCTGGTTTGGTTTTTGGTTGCTTTTAATGGGCGTTTTAGCGGCTATTAGTGCTAGAAACTTCGCTATGGGTTTAAACAGATATGCCGATAGGGACATAGATGCCGCAAACCCTAGAACAAAGGCACGTCCAAATGTTGATGGCAGGCTTGATAGCACAAGCATTATGATTTTTGTAGTTGTAAATGCTTTGGTTTTTGTAGCAGTAGCTTACATGATAAATGATTTAGCACTAAAGCTTAGTCTTCCTATCTTGTTTATTTTAGGCTCTTACTCTTACTTTAAAAGGTTTTCTCATTTTGCACACATGGTTCTAGGCATCTCTTTGGGTTTAGCCCCTATTGCTGGGGTTGTTGCAGTTGAGGCAAATATTCCACCTTGGTCGGTGATACTTAGTCTCGGTGTTATCTTTTGGGTGGCTGGATTTGACCTACTCTACTCACTTCAAGATATAGAGTTTGATGTAAAACATTCACTCTATTCTATTCCTTCAAGATTTGGAGCTGAGGCTACCCTTTTTATCTCATTTTTGTTTCATATGTTAAGTGTTATATTTTGGGCTCTGTTTGTTTGGATAGCTGGACTTGGGCTTTTTGCTTATGTGGCAGTGATACTTAGTGCTATTATGCTAGGATATGAACACAAGATTGTAAGGCGTGACTTTACTCAGATAGATCGTGCTTTTTTTACAGTAAACGGCTACCTTGGAGTCGCTTTTTTAATCTTTATCATTTTAGATAAGGTTTTTTCATGA